One Pantoea eucalypti genomic region harbors:
- a CDS encoding 1-acylglycerol-3-phosphate O-acyltransferase: MLLILRAIIVIIYSILICIFGCIWCLFSPRDPRHVATFGRLFGKLSTVFGLKVELRRPEGAENYGNAIYIANHQNNYDMVTAAKMVQPYTVTVGKKSLLWVPFFGLLYWLTGNLLIDRDDRAKARGTIGELVDQFNSKRISIWMFPEGTRSRGRGLLPFKTGAFHAAVAAGVPIIPIVVSNTHGKINLNRWNNGLVIVEMLPPVDVKAFESSSVRKLATHCREQMAAKLEELNAEVAEREKNGKI, translated from the coding sequence ATGTTACTGATTCTGCGTGCCATTATCGTCATCATTTATTCGATTTTAATCTGTATCTTTGGCTGTATCTGGTGTCTTTTTTCACCCCGCGATCCGCGCCACGTCGCGACGTTTGGTCGTCTGTTCGGCAAATTGTCGACGGTGTTTGGCCTGAAAGTAGAGTTGCGCAGACCGGAAGGCGCAGAGAATTATGGTAATGCGATCTACATCGCCAACCACCAGAACAACTACGACATGGTCACTGCGGCTAAAATGGTGCAGCCCTATACGGTCACCGTGGGCAAGAAGAGCCTGCTGTGGGTGCCGTTTTTTGGCCTGCTCTACTGGCTGACCGGTAATCTGCTGATTGATCGCGATGACCGGGCTAAAGCGCGCGGCACCATCGGTGAGCTGGTGGATCAGTTCAACAGCAAGCGCATCTCGATCTGGATGTTCCCGGAAGGGACGCGCAGTCGTGGTCGTGGCTTGCTGCCGTTTAAAACGGGTGCCTTCCACGCTGCCGTGGCGGCCGGTGTGCCGATCATCCCGATTGTGGTCTCGAACACACACGGCAAGATCAATCTTAACCGCTGGAACAATGGACTGGTCATCGTTGAAATGCTGCCACCGGTTGATGTTAAAGCTTTCGAGTCGTCGTCGGTACGTAAGCTGGCAACCCACTGTCGCGAACAGATGGCGGCAAAGCTGGAAGAGTTGAACGCCGAAGTCGCCGAACGCGAAAAAAACGGAAAAATCTGA
- the ftsP gene encoding cell division protein FtsP, with amino-acid sequence MSFSRRQFIQLSAGAALSASVLPHAARAASPANGDTPLPIPPLLESRRGQPLFLTMQRSHWSFNGDNNKVPVWGINGLYLGPTVRVYSGDDVKLIYSNRLNESVSMTVSGLQLPGALMGGAPRMMSAGVDWSPVLPIRQAAATCWYHANTPNRMAPHIYNGLAGMWLVEDDIGKQLPLPKHYGVDDFPIIIQDKRLDNFATPVYDPPQDGGFLGDTLLVNGVRNPFVEVSRGWVRLRLLNASNARRYEMVLSDNRPFMVIASDQGYLPAPVAVQRLSLAPGERREVLIDMSQGDEVSITAGTAAGIMDRLRGFFEPSSILTSTLILTLRPTGLLPLVTDNLPMRLLADQILDGVAVRTREFRIGDSMPGINGALWDMNRIDTTAQQGTFERWILHADRPQSLHIQGVMFLIKSVNGAQPMGEDRGWKDTVWVDGSVELMVTFPQSSSDHFPFVYYSQTLELADRGTAGQLEVQPTS; translated from the coding sequence ATGTCTTTCAGCAGACGTCAGTTCATCCAGCTTTCTGCCGGAGCGGCGCTTAGCGCCAGTGTACTACCTCATGCGGCGCGCGCCGCTTCTCCAGCTAATGGCGATACGCCACTGCCCATTCCGCCGTTACTGGAATCCCGTCGTGGCCAGCCGCTGTTTCTGACGATGCAGCGTAGCCACTGGTCCTTTAATGGTGACAATAACAAAGTGCCGGTATGGGGCATTAATGGCCTCTATCTGGGGCCGACCGTTCGGGTTTACAGTGGCGATGACGTTAAGCTGATCTACAGCAATCGGCTGAATGAGTCAGTCTCCATGACGGTCAGCGGTTTGCAGCTGCCAGGGGCGTTAATGGGCGGTGCGCCACGTATGATGTCGGCCGGTGTGGACTGGTCGCCAGTGCTGCCGATTCGTCAGGCGGCTGCAACCTGCTGGTATCACGCTAATACCCCAAACCGCATGGCTCCGCACATTTATAATGGTCTGGCGGGCATGTGGCTGGTAGAAGATGATATCGGCAAACAGCTGCCGCTGCCGAAGCATTACGGTGTCGATGACTTCCCGATTATCATTCAGGACAAACGGCTCGATAACTTCGCCACGCCAGTCTATGACCCGCCACAGGATGGCGGCTTCCTGGGTGACACTCTGCTGGTGAATGGCGTACGCAATCCCTTTGTCGAGGTGTCACGCGGCTGGGTGCGTCTGCGCTTGCTGAACGCCTCAAATGCGCGACGTTATGAGATGGTGCTAAGCGACAACCGTCCGTTTATGGTCATCGCCAGCGATCAGGGCTATCTGCCTGCACCGGTGGCGGTGCAGCGTCTGTCACTGGCACCGGGCGAACGCCGCGAAGTGCTGATAGATATGTCGCAGGGTGATGAAGTGTCGATAACGGCGGGTACGGCGGCGGGCATCATGGACAGGTTGCGCGGTTTCTTTGAGCCATCCTCTATTCTTACCTCTACCCTGATCCTGACGCTGCGACCCACCGGCTTACTGCCGCTGGTGACAGATAATCTGCCGATGCGGCTTTTAGCCGATCAGATTCTGGATGGTGTGGCGGTTCGCACACGCGAATTCCGCATTGGCGACAGCATGCCGGGCATTAATGGCGCGCTCTGGGATATGAACCGCATTGACACGACCGCGCAGCAGGGCACTTTTGAGCGCTGGATCCTGCACGCTGACCGGCCACAGTCACTGCATATTCAGGGCGTGATGTTCCTGATTAAAAGTGTGAATGGGGCGCAGCCGATGGGCGAAGATCGTGGCTGGAAAGATACGGTCTGGGTGGATGGCAGCGTGGAGCTGATGGTCACCTTCCCGCAAAGCTCATCCGATCATTTCCCGTTCGTCTATTACAGCCAGACGCTGGAACTGGCCGATCGGGGTACGGCGGGGCAGCTTGAGGTGCAGCCCACTTCATAA
- the dkgA gene encoding 2,5-didehydrogluconate reductase DkgA, translating to MADQPIIKLRDGNMMPQLGLGVWQASIEDARHAVLKALEVGYRSIDTAAAYKNEEAIGQALQETDVPREEIFVTTKLWNDDQQNVQQAMETSLEKLKLDQVDLYLMHWPCPEKDNYVDAWKKMIELQQQGLTKSIGVCNFHEAHLKRLLDETGVTPVVNQIELHPMLQQRTLHAWNALHQIQTESWSPLAQGGKGVFDQEIIKSLAKKYSKTPAQIVIRWHLDSGLVVIPKSVTPARIEENFKVFDFRLDKHEVSDIAKLDSGNRLGPDPETFN from the coding sequence ATGGCAGACCAACCCATTATCAAACTGCGCGATGGCAATATGATGCCGCAACTGGGACTCGGCGTATGGCAGGCCAGCATTGAAGATGCACGTCATGCGGTGCTGAAAGCGCTTGAGGTCGGCTATCGTTCCATCGATACTGCCGCCGCCTATAAAAATGAAGAGGCGATTGGCCAGGCGCTCCAGGAAACCGACGTGCCGCGCGAAGAGATTTTCGTGACCACCAAACTGTGGAACGACGATCAGCAGAACGTTCAGCAGGCGATGGAAACCAGCCTGGAGAAACTGAAACTGGATCAGGTCGATCTCTATCTGATGCACTGGCCGTGCCCGGAAAAAGACAACTACGTTGATGCCTGGAAGAAGATGATCGAACTGCAGCAGCAGGGACTGACCAAAAGCATCGGCGTCTGTAACTTCCATGAAGCGCACCTGAAGCGCCTGCTGGATGAAACCGGTGTGACGCCAGTCGTAAACCAGATTGAGCTGCACCCGATGCTTCAGCAGCGTACGCTGCATGCGTGGAACGCGCTGCATCAGATCCAGACCGAATCCTGGAGTCCGCTGGCTCAGGGCGGCAAAGGGGTTTTCGATCAGGAGATCATTAAGTCGCTGGCGAAGAAATACAGCAAGACACCTGCGCAGATCGTGATCCGCTGGCATCTGGATAGCGGCCTGGTGGTGATTCCGAAGTCGGTGACGCCAGCGCGTATCGAAGAGAACTTTAAGGTGTTCGACTTCCGTCTGGATAAGCATGAAGTGAGTGATATTGCGAAACTGGACAGCGGCAATCGTCTGGGTCCGGATCCGGAGACGTTTAACTAA
- a CDS encoding AraC family transcriptional regulator encodes MAHDALCHRLAQQVVTLMTHGHDRLCPVENVSLIYANQYRPRTPMMYQPGIVILFQGSKTGYLGSTVFQYDASKYLMLTVPLPVECETWASPEIPIAGLCLNVDTASLQDLLIEIGDDDQFQPQPQTSGIHSAWLTEPMLCAAERLLDVMTQPRDARVLGPHIVREIIYYVLTGPIGGALLSLVSRQTQFSLIARALRRIENHYAENLSVDALAAEVNMSVSAFHHNFKAVTQTSPLQYLKRYRLHQARLLMLHDGLKASAAAVRVGYESPSQFSREFKRYFGVTPGEEVNRVRQTVTDSSL; translated from the coding sequence ATGGCGCACGATGCACTGTGTCACCGGCTGGCACAGCAGGTCGTCACGTTAATGACCCACGGTCACGACCGTCTCTGTCCGGTCGAAAATGTGTCGCTGATTTATGCGAATCAATATCGTCCGCGTACGCCGATGATGTATCAGCCCGGCATTGTGATCCTGTTTCAGGGCAGCAAAACCGGTTATCTCGGCAGCACCGTGTTTCAGTATGACGCCAGCAAGTATCTGATGCTCACCGTGCCGCTGCCGGTGGAGTGCGAAACCTGGGCTTCGCCGGAGATACCCATTGCCGGGCTGTGCCTCAACGTCGATACCGCCAGTCTGCAGGATCTGCTGATTGAAATTGGTGATGACGATCAGTTTCAGCCGCAGCCACAGACCTCGGGCATTCACTCGGCCTGGCTGACGGAGCCGATGCTGTGTGCCGCTGAGCGACTGCTGGATGTGATGACCCAGCCGCGCGATGCGCGGGTGCTGGGGCCGCACATCGTGCGGGAAATTATCTACTATGTGCTGACCGGCCCGATTGGCGGCGCACTGCTCTCACTGGTGAGCCGACAGACGCAGTTCAGCCTGATCGCGCGCGCCCTCCGGCGGATTGAAAATCACTATGCGGAAAACCTCAGCGTCGATGCGCTGGCGGCAGAAGTGAACATGAGCGTTTCAGCCTTTCACCATAACTTCAAAGCGGTAACGCAAACCTCGCCACTACAGTATCTCAAGCGCTATCGCCTGCATCAGGCGCGATTGCTGATGCTGCACGATGGACTGAAAGCGAGTGCGGCGGCGGTGCGGGTTGGCTATGAAAGTCCTTCGCAGTTCTCGCGGGAATTTAAACGTTATTTTGGCGTGACGCCGGGGGAAGAGGTTAATCGTGTCAGGCAGACGGTGACGGATTCCTCTTTGTAG
- a CDS encoding DedA family protein codes for MGVLHEIVQALWHQDFAALANPDVVWVVYGVMFLTLFLENGLLPASFLPGDSLLLLAGAMVAKGVMDFVPTMVILTTAASLGCWLSYLQGRWLGNTRLVKSWLMHLPAQYHQRAWNMFNRHGLMALLVGRFLAFIRTILPTMAGIAGLQNSRFQLFNWLSGLLWVGIVVTFGYGISQVPFIKRHEDQVMAILMILPMVLLVLGLFGSILVIWKQRRQKRA; via the coding sequence ATGGGTGTTTTACACGAGATTGTCCAGGCGCTCTGGCATCAGGATTTTGCCGCACTGGCAAATCCGGATGTGGTATGGGTAGTGTATGGCGTGATGTTTCTGACGCTGTTTCTGGAAAATGGTCTGTTACCCGCCTCTTTCCTGCCGGGAGACAGTCTGCTGTTGCTGGCAGGCGCGATGGTGGCTAAAGGGGTGATGGATTTTGTACCGACCATGGTGATCCTGACGACAGCTGCCAGCCTCGGCTGCTGGCTGAGCTATTTGCAGGGTCGCTGGCTGGGCAATACCCGACTGGTTAAGAGCTGGCTGATGCATCTGCCCGCGCAGTATCACCAGCGCGCCTGGAATATGTTTAACCGTCACGGTCTGATGGCGCTGCTGGTCGGCCGCTTCCTCGCGTTTATCCGCACCATCCTGCCTACCATGGCGGGCATTGCGGGCTTACAGAACAGTCGTTTTCAGCTGTTTAACTGGCTCAGCGGTCTGCTGTGGGTCGGCATTGTGGTGACCTTTGGCTATGGCATCAGCCAGGTGCCGTTCATCAAGCGTCATGAAGATCAGGTGATGGCGATTCTGATGATACTGCCGATGGTGTTGCTGGTGCTCGGTCTGTTCGGCAGCATTCTGGTGATCTGGAAACAGCGTCGCCAGAAACGCGCCTGA